A window of Proteus columbae contains these coding sequences:
- a CDS encoding acyltransferase family protein, with amino-acid sequence MNVKYRADIDGLRAIAVILVILFHLDNRLIPSGFIGVDIFFVISGFLISLIIKTSLSPGNFSFCDFYNRRLWRLQPLYLVVLIAVLVISGLFYLPSDYLDITNSEKYASAFLSNKYFARATTSYAAQDALFLPLLHTWSLAIEWQWYLFLPFALYFLHKINHKEKISHFYPIVFIAIVSFSFVFFYQKDQPKNYYYFSSRIFEFMLGACVAYLPTKMKLNRRINDVISLIALGVIVWVAFQNDIIAGYPNINTLYVCLGAALIIYTGQHGSIIKKILSLKPIVIVGLLSYSLYLWHWPLFAVARYIGVFNTELQKGSLLALTLLLSITSYLFIEKPLRRKRLAFKYSITLLLIIPILCTLGLNALNEKYQGVGARLGQNYVNLEAKLNQFDYPNRTKCMNFEASDPDKMCHIGEVGSQRKAFLFGDSHANHYWGFMDILGKDAKLDVYAQATSSCITLPNIYLYDWSNHKNAVYQRCYDQTAKYYQLIKNNHFDYVIFGQVWNNYASNHVINKLGDVRTVEESRKRVEKAMREALDLIITTGAKPVFIKTVNSMPSGFMTCFYENAKLRKDFADNNCNPKNYKGEGNTWMDQLFIKLKKDYPTLIIIDPKDVQCDKNVCLTDIDGVPVYRDVGHITDYASTIFGMMYLERFGNPLVIENP; translated from the coding sequence ATGAATGTAAAATATCGCGCTGATATTGATGGTTTAAGAGCTATTGCTGTTATTCTGGTTATTCTTTTCCATTTGGATAATCGCTTAATCCCTTCAGGGTTTATTGGTGTCGATATCTTCTTTGTGATCTCTGGTTTTTTGATCTCATTGATAATTAAAACCTCATTATCACCCGGTAATTTTTCATTTTGTGATTTTTATAATCGTCGATTATGGCGATTACAGCCACTTTATTTAGTTGTATTAATCGCTGTTTTAGTGATTTCAGGGCTTTTTTACCTTCCTAGCGATTACTTAGATATTACAAATAGCGAAAAATACGCCTCAGCCTTTCTCTCTAATAAATATTTTGCAAGGGCAACAACTAGCTATGCAGCGCAAGATGCACTTTTTTTACCGTTATTGCATACATGGTCTTTAGCGATAGAGTGGCAATGGTATCTTTTCTTACCTTTTGCACTTTATTTTCTACATAAAATTAATCATAAAGAAAAAATAAGTCATTTCTATCCTATTGTATTTATTGCAATAGTGTCTTTTTCTTTTGTGTTTTTTTATCAGAAAGATCAGCCTAAGAACTATTATTATTTTAGCTCGCGTATATTTGAGTTTATGTTAGGTGCTTGTGTGGCTTATTTGCCCACGAAAATGAAACTCAATCGAAGAATAAATGATGTTATTAGCTTAATTGCGCTAGGTGTTATTGTTTGGGTTGCATTTCAAAATGATATTATTGCAGGTTATCCGAATATTAATACGTTATATGTTTGTCTTGGTGCCGCACTCATTATTTATACTGGACAGCATGGAAGTATTATTAAAAAAATACTTTCATTAAAGCCAATTGTGATCGTTGGATTATTATCTTACTCTCTCTATTTATGGCATTGGCCATTATTTGCAGTTGCACGTTATATTGGTGTGTTTAATACAGAACTACAAAAAGGATCACTGTTAGCATTAACCTTATTGCTCTCAATAACCTCTTATTTGTTTATTGAAAAACCGCTTAGAAGAAAGCGTTTAGCCTTTAAATATTCCATCACACTTTTGTTAATTATTCCTATCTTATGCACTTTAGGGCTAAATGCACTAAATGAAAAATATCAAGGTGTTGGCGCAAGGCTTGGGCAAAATTACGTTAATTTAGAAGCTAAGTTGAATCAGTTTGATTATCCTAATCGAACTAAATGTATGAATTTTGAAGCCTCTGATCCAGATAAAATGTGCCATATTGGTGAAGTGGGAAGCCAGAGAAAAGCGTTTTTATTTGGCGATTCTCATGCAAATCATTATTGGGGCTTTATGGATATTTTAGGTAAAGATGCGAAGCTTGATGTGTATGCACAAGCAACATCATCATGCATTACTCTTCCTAATATTTACCTTTATGATTGGTCTAATCATAAAAATGCGGTTTATCAGCGTTGTTACGATCAAACAGCGAAATATTACCAACTCATCAAGAACAATCACTTTGATTATGTGATATTTGGGCAAGTTTGGAATAACTATGCATCAAATCATGTCATTAATAAGCTAGGTGATGTTAGAACCGTCGAAGAGTCTCGTAAACGCGTTGAAAAAGCGATGCGTGAAGCGCTTGATCTTATTATTACCACAGGCGCTAAACCTGTTTTTATTAAAACAGTTAATTCTATGCCAAGTGGTTTTATGACCTGTTTTTATGAAAATGCAAAATTAAGAAAAGACTTTGCAGATAATAACTGTAATCCCAAAAACTATAAAGGTGAGGGGAATACATGGATGGATCAGTTATTTATTAAATTAAAAAAGGACTATCCAACTTTAATTATCATCGACCCTAAAGATGTACAGTGTGATAAAAATGTCTGCTTAACCGATATAGATGGTGTACCAGTTTATCGTGATGTAGGGCATATTACAGATTATGCTTCAACAATATTTGGCATGATGTATCTAGAACGTTTTGGTAATCCGTTAGTTATAGAAAATCCTTAA
- a CDS encoding MFS transporter, giving the protein MDMKITSRLLIMMFVQYFMQGAWNMTMGLVLSTYGMASIIGNAYALLGVATIISPLFIGMVADRFFASQKVMGILHLINAAVIICVPQFIEAQNSGMTLFLIFIIGLLFYPTTALSNSISFSHINGVKYFPIIRVFGTFGFMAIGFILGEMGFSGSTMTWYIASAVGVLLGFYCFTLPNTPPKAKGKPFSARDILCLDALSLFKDRYFAILMFSIFILMIPKTAYSAYIPVFIKALGFNNAASIMQIGIACEVLFMFVLSFFLMKFGFKITLLLGAVSWIIRSIFFSYAAVNTEFYFIVIGLMLQGLCWDFFFTAGDIYVDRKAKPEIRAQAQGLRFIVSNGFGLLFASTICGQIFNSTVTETGDAALPQWSTFWIYPAIVAAVVTMFFIFFFKDDMSKKKNNEDKKAQESIATP; this is encoded by the coding sequence ATGGATATGAAAATAACCTCTCGCTTACTAATTATGATGTTTGTGCAATATTTCATGCAAGGTGCGTGGAATATGACTATGGGGCTAGTATTAAGTACCTACGGTATGGCAAGCATTATTGGTAATGCCTATGCTTTATTAGGTGTAGCAACAATTATCTCCCCATTATTTATTGGTATGGTGGCTGACCGTTTCTTTGCTTCACAAAAAGTGATGGGCATCCTTCATTTAATTAATGCCGCAGTCATTATTTGCGTTCCTCAATTTATTGAAGCACAAAACAGTGGTATGACTTTATTCTTAATTTTCATTATTGGATTATTGTTTTATCCAACCACTGCGCTTTCAAATAGTATTAGTTTCTCCCACATTAATGGTGTGAAATATTTCCCTATTATTCGTGTATTCGGTACGTTCGGTTTTATGGCTATCGGATTTATATTAGGAGAAATGGGCTTCTCTGGTAGCACAATGACTTGGTATATTGCTTCTGCTGTGGGCGTATTACTGGGTTTCTATTGCTTTACATTGCCTAATACACCACCGAAAGCGAAAGGCAAACCGTTCTCTGCTCGTGATATTTTATGTTTGGATGCACTGTCATTATTTAAAGATCGCTATTTCGCTATCTTAATGTTTAGTATCTTTATTTTAATGATCCCTAAAACAGCTTACTCAGCTTATATTCCCGTATTTATTAAAGCATTAGGTTTTAATAATGCAGCGTCTATTATGCAAATAGGGATCGCCTGTGAAGTGCTATTTATGTTTGTCTTGTCATTCTTCTTAATGAAATTTGGCTTCAAAATTACACTTCTTTTAGGTGCTGTTAGCTGGATTATTCGCTCAATATTCTTCTCTTATGCTGCGGTAAATACAGAATTCTATTTTATCGTCATCGGATTAATGTTGCAGGGATTATGTTGGGACTTCTTCTTTACTGCTGGTGATATCTATGTTGACCGCAAAGCAAAACCTGAAATCCGCGCTCAAGCACAAGGTTTACGTTTTATTGTCTCTAATGGTTTCGGCTTATTATTTGCTTCCACTATTTGTGGTCAAATCTTTAATTCAACCGTAACAGAAACAGGTGATGCAGCCTTACCACAATGGTCTACATTCTGGATATATCCAGCGATTGTTGCCGCCGTTGTGACGATGTTCTTTATCTTCTTCTTTAAAGATGATATGAGCAAAAAGAAAAATAACGAAGATAAAAAAGCACAAGAAAGTATTGCAACACCGTAG
- the norW gene encoding NADH:flavorubredoxin reductase NorW, which yields MSKDLLSNGIVIIGAGFAARQLVKNIRKFNADIPITLIASDSIDEYNKPDLSHVISQAQSADDLTKQTAQDFALQYQLAIHPYTQITDINTDEKRIQSMQGEQWYYDKLILATGAKTYCPPISGHELMLTLNSQQEYRAYETQIHHAKRILILGAGLIGTELAMDFSRAGKEVILADISGQLLSSLIPADLSGRLQSSLTEIGVRLMLKSPLQSLTQTDNGILATFNQHHQLTVDCVIAATGLTPNIELAHLAGLHTDRGIIVNEYLQSSDKDIYALGDCAQINGSLLPFLQPIQLSAMHLAKSLVGENNAPLNLPPMIIRVKTPLMPLHLAGETARKDLTWNISTTQSGIIAKGFDENDELRAFVVTEEQVKEAFALLRTLSA from the coding sequence ATGAGTAAAGACCTTCTCAGTAATGGGATTGTCATTATTGGCGCTGGCTTTGCTGCGCGCCAATTAGTGAAAAATATTCGCAAATTTAATGCAGATATTCCTATTACCCTAATTGCATCAGACAGTATTGATGAATATAACAAACCCGATTTAAGCCATGTAATCAGTCAGGCACAAAGTGCCGATGATTTAACGAAACAAACAGCTCAAGACTTTGCACTACAATATCAATTAGCAATTCATCCTTATACGCAAATTACGGATATTAATACGGATGAAAAACGTATTCAGAGCATGCAAGGCGAACAATGGTATTACGATAAATTAATATTAGCCACTGGTGCCAAAACCTATTGTCCGCCAATTTCAGGGCATGAGTTAATGTTGACGCTCAATAGCCAACAAGAGTACCGAGCTTATGAAACGCAAATTCATCACGCTAAACGTATATTAATTTTAGGTGCTGGGTTAATTGGTACTGAATTAGCGATGGATTTTAGTCGCGCAGGTAAAGAAGTGATCCTTGCTGATATTTCTGGCCAATTATTATCGTCGCTGATCCCAGCTGATCTCAGTGGTCGTTTACAATCAAGCCTAACAGAAATTGGTGTGCGTTTAATGCTCAAATCACCGTTACAGTCATTAACACAAACCGATAACGGAATTTTAGCGACATTTAATCAACATCATCAATTAACCGTTGATTGTGTTATTGCCGCGACTGGGCTTACACCAAATATAGAGCTTGCTCATCTTGCAGGTTTACATACTGACCGTGGGATTATTGTGAATGAATATCTGCAAAGTAGTGATAAAGATATTTATGCCTTAGGTGACTGTGCACAAATCAACGGTAGCTTATTGCCTTTTTTACAGCCAATACAATTGAGTGCAATGCATTTAGCAAAATCACTTGTAGGTGAAAATAATGCACCACTTAATCTACCGCCAATGATTATTCGGGTAAAAACACCTTTAATGCCACTGCACCTTGCCGGTGAAACCGCACGTAAAGATTTAACGTGGAATATTAGTACAACACAATCGGGCATTATCGCTAAGGGCTTTGATGAAAATGATGAATTACGTGCCTTTGTGGTAACAGAAGAGCAGGTAAAAGAAGCGTTTGCTTTGCTAAGAACACTGTCCGCTTAA
- a CDS encoding MBL fold metallo-hydrolase — translation MKLHFLGTAASEGIPNPFCRCEHCLKARELGGKDIRTHSSAIVDDIMLIDVSPTFSYQLMRDGMDATHFESLLFTHTHPDHFNVGDLFSRMEGYGFEINHPLHIFGNDRAINGCIEVLPGYSKERFAFHCLIPFVTVERNGYKITPLLANHAKWELCYVYHIEKDGKVIFYGHDSGWFPELTWKWLENKPLDIIVFECTYGLNGKDRTDNHMSLETVFAAKEKLQQQGCLHQDTQIAVSHISHSGKLLHHELEAVCAPHNIRVAYDGLTLETN, via the coding sequence ATGAAACTTCATTTTTTAGGGACGGCTGCCTCAGAAGGCATACCCAATCCCTTCTGCCGTTGTGAACACTGTCTAAAAGCAAGAGAACTTGGTGGGAAAGATATCCGAACTCACTCGTCTGCCATTGTCGATGACATTATGTTAATCGACGTATCACCTACATTTAGCTACCAGTTAATGCGTGATGGAATGGATGCTACCCATTTTGAAAGTCTTCTATTCACTCACACGCATCCTGATCATTTCAATGTTGGCGATCTGTTTAGCCGAATGGAAGGTTATGGTTTTGAAATTAACCATCCCCTTCATATTTTTGGCAATGATCGCGCCATTAATGGTTGTATCGAAGTTTTACCTGGTTACAGCAAAGAGCGTTTCGCTTTTCACTGCTTAATTCCTTTTGTTACTGTCGAAAGAAACGGTTATAAAATTACGCCATTACTTGCTAATCATGCGAAATGGGAACTTTGCTATGTTTATCATATTGAGAAGGATGGCAAGGTGATTTTCTATGGTCATGATTCTGGTTGGTTCCCTGAATTAACGTGGAAATGGTTAGAAAACAAACCACTTGATATCATTGTTTTTGAATGTACTTATGGACTCAATGGTAAAGATCGTACTGATAATCATATGAGCTTAGAAACCGTATTTGCAGCAAAAGAAAAACTGCAACAACAAGGTTGTTTACATCAAGATACACAAATTGCCGTTTCGCATATTTCACATAGCGGTAAATTGCTTCACCACGAATTAGAAGCTGTTTGTGCTCCTCATAATATCCGCGTTGCCTACGACGGATTAACGTTAGAAACAAATTAA
- a CDS encoding MgtC/SapB family protein, which produces MDALIQFVDSIGPLSLSSIAKLLAAFILGGLIGLERESKGKPVGFKTCVIIAVASCLLTIVSIQSAEYYANISDNIRSDPMRLAAQIISGVGFLGAGVILHRRDDAISGLTTAAIVWASAGVGIACGSGFYWHAMIVTVLFFMAIQLSPQVVLFQMKNQRLGKIKVRMLFTHESGVPLLIEYLKNHKDVIENLTIRDIKKERVEVNLKLLVRQKITLPEFYCSLKQLEHVHSVSLDH; this is translated from the coding sequence ATGGACGCATTAATACAGTTTGTTGACAGCATTGGCCCTTTATCACTTTCAAGTATCGCTAAATTACTGGCCGCCTTTATTTTAGGCGGCCTTATTGGCTTAGAGCGTGAATCAAAGGGAAAGCCTGTCGGTTTTAAAACCTGTGTCATTATTGCTGTTGCCAGTTGTTTATTAACCATTGTCTCTATTCAATCCGCAGAATATTACGCCAATATCTCTGATAATATTCGTAGTGATCCCATGAGATTAGCAGCACAAATTATCAGTGGTGTCGGTTTTTTGGGTGCAGGAGTCATATTACATCGGCGTGATGACGCAATTTCAGGTTTGACAACCGCGGCGATAGTATGGGCTTCAGCGGGTGTGGGGATTGCTTGTGGTTCAGGGTTTTATTGGCATGCAATGATTGTGACTGTTCTCTTTTTTATGGCTATTCAACTTAGCCCACAAGTGGTGCTATTTCAGATGAAAAACCAACGTCTAGGTAAGATAAAAGTGCGTATGCTATTTACTCATGAAAGCGGTGTTCCTCTTTTAATTGAGTATTTAAAAAACCATAAAGACGTGATTGAAAATCTGACTATTCGCGATATTAAAAAAGAACGCGTTGAAGTGAATTTGAAACTGTTAGTACGGCAAAAAATTACCTTACCTGAATTTTATTGCTCATTAAAACAGCTTGAACATGTTCATTCTGTTTCTTTGGATCATTAA
- a CDS encoding extracellular solute-binding protein, whose amino-acid sequence MATIKDIAKLAGVSHGTVSNVLNKRGNVSVEKIEAVYQAAKQMGYQLNTQAQLLRTNKSHKIAILLPQLVSEKYAVFFNSLRQSIAHFPEVTYDLFLTDDLETTELELLQKIAAGGYKQVITVSCLNDANIYFDTLKLSPSQIAFIYRQPLNTQRFFTLDFAQAAEAICQQVAKTVGKLVGIFIGNSDYLNNQIFVNELQNRLLKYAPNKKNVVLCASDEESYKIAFDFFSMEQIPDIFIAQDIEKARYLTQASYFGSHNDCPPIFALSDNIPPVLKGLYYFPMNYAQLGLEVIDALMQDADEGEITANNAIYVRNQSDHLYTQTATVICEDKADINLNLLILPSPSTSALKKLLPHFYRQTGIKVNLAIHPYDEVYQILSQLHLHPYYDLLRIDMACFPWFAERILQPLDKIGNGLTDLLNNFSLPTQQKFSLVNNVAYAMPFDASAQLLFYRKDLFEDPILKRMYYEKTGNELTVPATFEEYDNVTQFFTEQHEEGQLNRPMGASTTLGSAGLIATEYLLRYYAKGGRLIGRNNIPRLAMPLAGEILEEYLQQLSITENIDNKWWSESVRQFEQGHLAMLIAYMNLFNDVAHSNILPKTGFAPVPGSIPQLGGGVLGVSRYSQKSQYAEQFYRWLYSPMVMDHLILLGGNSNHQNFSHNQEISHRYPWMTLAYQEINKGIRESSVPNGKLFNLRQAEIIIGQGITNVVNNIMTIDETIDYINQRLLIDTQGER is encoded by the coding sequence ATGGCAACGATAAAAGATATTGCAAAATTAGCAGGTGTTTCTCATGGTACGGTTTCTAACGTATTGAACAAGCGTGGAAATGTAAGCGTTGAGAAAATTGAAGCTGTGTATCAAGCCGCCAAACAAATGGGTTATCAATTAAATACACAGGCTCAATTGTTAAGAACCAATAAAAGCCATAAAATTGCGATACTTTTACCTCAATTAGTTTCTGAAAAATATGCTGTTTTCTTTAATTCTTTAAGACAATCTATCGCTCATTTTCCTGAGGTTACTTACGATCTTTTTTTAACGGATGACCTTGAAACCACAGAGTTAGAGCTATTACAGAAAATTGCAGCAGGTGGTTATAAGCAAGTGATCACTGTGAGTTGCCTTAATGATGCGAATATCTATTTTGACACGTTAAAATTATCCCCTTCTCAAATTGCATTTATTTATCGCCAACCACTCAATACACAACGTTTTTTTACACTCGATTTTGCTCAAGCGGCAGAGGCTATTTGCCAACAGGTAGCAAAAACTGTCGGTAAATTGGTCGGCATTTTTATTGGCAACAGTGATTATTTAAATAATCAGATTTTTGTTAATGAATTACAAAATCGACTTTTGAAGTACGCACCAAATAAAAAAAATGTGGTACTTTGTGCGTCAGATGAAGAGAGCTATAAAATTGCGTTTGATTTCTTTTCTATGGAGCAAATTCCAGACATATTTATTGCTCAAGATATAGAAAAAGCACGTTATTTAACACAAGCCAGTTATTTCGGTAGCCATAATGATTGCCCGCCTATTTTTGCATTGAGCGATAATATTCCACCTGTATTAAAAGGGTTGTATTACTTTCCAATGAACTATGCCCAACTTGGGTTAGAAGTAATTGATGCGCTAATGCAAGATGCCGATGAGGGAGAGATAACAGCAAATAATGCCATTTATGTGCGTAATCAAAGTGATCATCTTTATACGCAAACCGCTACGGTTATATGTGAGGATAAAGCAGATATAAATCTTAATTTGCTTATTCTGCCTAGTCCTTCAACCAGTGCATTAAAAAAACTATTGCCCCATTTTTATCGCCAGACAGGAATTAAAGTTAATTTGGCGATACACCCTTATGATGAAGTTTATCAAATATTGAGTCAGCTACATTTACATCCATATTATGATTTGCTGCGTATTGATATGGCGTGTTTTCCTTGGTTTGCGGAAAGAATATTGCAGCCATTAGATAAGATCGGTAATGGACTAACGGATTTATTAAATAATTTCTCATTGCCCACTCAACAGAAATTTAGTTTAGTCAATAATGTTGCTTATGCCATGCCTTTTGATGCCAGTGCGCAACTTCTGTTTTATCGAAAAGACTTGTTTGAAGATCCTATTCTAAAAAGAATGTATTACGAAAAAACCGGTAATGAATTAACGGTGCCTGCGACGTTCGAAGAATACGATAATGTAACGCAGTTTTTTACTGAACAGCATGAAGAAGGGCAATTAAATCGTCCAATGGGCGCTTCAACAACATTAGGGAGTGCAGGGCTCATTGCAACAGAATATTTATTACGTTACTACGCAAAAGGTGGGCGTTTAATAGGACGTAATAATATTCCTAGATTAGCAATGCCGTTAGCGGGTGAAATATTAGAAGAATATCTACAGCAATTGTCGATCACCGAAAATATTGATAATAAATGGTGGAGTGAATCAGTTAGACAATTTGAGCAAGGTCATCTTGCTATGCTTATCGCTTATATGAATTTATTTAACGATGTCGCTCATAGCAATATTTTACCTAAAACAGGTTTTGCACCTGTGCCCGGAAGTATTCCACAATTAGGCGGTGGCGTATTAGGCGTTTCACGTTATAGCCAAAAATCACAATATGCAGAGCAATTTTATCGTTGGCTTTATTCCCCAATGGTGATGGATCACCTTATTTTATTAGGTGGAAACAGTAATCATCAAAATTTCAGCCATAACCAAGAAATTAGCCATCGTTACCCATGGATGACATTGGCTTATCAAGAAATTAATAAGGGAATACGAGAATCTTCGGTACCTAATGGCAAGTTATTTAATTTACGCCAAGCCGAAATTATTATCGGACAAGGTATTACGAATGTCGTTAATAATATTATGACGATAGATGAGACTATCGATTATATAAATCAGCGTTTGTTGATAGATACTCAAGGTGAGCGGTGA